One part of the Fusobacterium pseudoperiodonticum genome encodes these proteins:
- a CDS encoding MalY/PatB family protein: MKYDFTTRVNRKGQGSFKWEDMYAKKPDVADGIVPLSVADMEFKNAPEIIEGLKNYLDKVVLGYTMANKEYKKAVCNWMKKKHNFEIQEDWIINTAGVVPAFFSAIQEFTKAGDGVIIMTPVYYPFFNAINLQGRKLIDCPLIEKDGMYYIDYDLFDKLSQVSENKVLLFCSPHNPVGRVWTKEELKKLSDIILKNEVLLLSDEVHFDIIMPNKKHTVFQTIDDKLAERTITFTAPSKTFNLAGMGMSNTIIKNKELHDRFINSLNRTCSIPFTALGYKSCEIAYTQCEEWLKECLEVIYKNQQLIVEFFEKNYPEIKVIRNEGTYLLWVDFRALNMEPEDLEKFMINEASLFLDEGYIFGENGKGFERFNLAAPTSVIEETLQRLDKALKKLKNN, from the coding sequence ATGAAATATGATTTTACTACAAGAGTAAATAGAAAAGGGCAAGGTTCATTTAAATGGGAAGATATGTATGCTAAAAAACCTGATGTAGCAGATGGAATTGTACCTCTTTCTGTTGCTGATATGGAATTTAAAAATGCTCCTGAGATTATTGAGGGATTAAAGAATTACTTAGATAAAGTAGTCTTAGGATATACAATGGCAAATAAAGAATATAAAAAAGCTGTATGTAATTGGATGAAGAAAAAACATAATTTTGAAATTCAAGAAGATTGGATAATTAATACTGCTGGTGTTGTACCTGCGTTTTTTAGTGCAATCCAAGAATTTACAAAAGCAGGTGATGGAGTTATTATTATGACACCTGTCTATTATCCTTTCTTTAATGCAATAAACTTACAAGGTAGAAAATTAATAGATTGCCCTCTTATAGAAAAAGATGGCATGTATTATATTGATTATGATTTATTTGATAAATTATCTCAAGTTTCTGAAAATAAAGTTTTATTATTCTGCTCACCTCATAATCCAGTTGGTAGAGTTTGGACAAAAGAAGAATTAAAAAAATTATCTGATATAATTCTAAAAAATGAAGTTTTACTTCTTTCTGATGAAGTACATTTTGATATAATTATGCCTAATAAAAAACATACAGTTTTTCAAACAATTGATGATAAATTAGCTGAAAGAACTATAACATTTACGGCTCCTTCAAAGACTTTTAATTTAGCTGGAATGGGGATGAGTAATACTATTATTAAAAATAAAGAACTTCATGATAGATTTATTAATTCTTTGAATAGAACTTGTTCTATCCCATTTACTGCATTAGGTTATAAATCATGTGAGATAGCCTACACTCAATGTGAAGAATGGTTAAAAGAATGTCTTGAAGTTATTTATAAAAATCAACAACTTATAGTTGAGTTCTTTGAAAAAAATTATCCTGAAATTAAAGTTATAAGAAATGAAGGAACCTATTTATTATGGGTAGATTTCAGAGCTTTAAATATGGAACCTGAAGATTTAGAAAAATTTATGATAAATGAGGCTAGTTTATTTTTAGATGAAGGATATATATTTGGTGAAAATGGAAAAGGTTTTGAAAGATTTAATCTCGCTGCTCCTACTTCAGTTATAGAAGAAACTCTTCAAAGATTGGATAAAGCTTTAAAAAAATTAAAAAATAATTAA
- a CDS encoding APC family permease yields the protein MENESKIEAKNLNLFDIICLGFGGAIGSGIFVLMGSGINFTGKSIVLAVGVGCLFMLLAYFYNVLLSSMFTFKGGDYSQKAITFNPFFSGISAYVNFTNGFSIAMYSIAIINYASIIFPTLLDYSQIIAILIITLLFAATIRGSKFISTINSIMTVILIISIFIFIVFGVSKVQSGYFSEGNFFRNGFSGFISAIAIMGWACQGTTMGPVAVSAVTKKAKKNIPLGILLVTVLLAVVYFAMSYVAAGVLPIEEVSNKNLSLVAKEIFPYWIFVIFIIGGAVFAIATSMITAITMVRYPILKVAEDGWLPKICKKTTSSGYPWVVYLIFYIVSIVPVLLGFSLDVIVSLVMIPYMITNIYCNLACIRIINKYPKQWENSILHMPKILIDIICILAALSALIVCYNLFILLDKSQMLLMLGILFLMSIFSIISIKTGNVSIENLEKNKEIIIQEALNEED from the coding sequence ATGGAAAATGAAAGTAAAATTGAAGCCAAAAATTTGAATCTATTTGATATTATTTGTTTAGGTTTTGGAGGTGCTATTGGTTCTGGGATTTTTGTTTTAATGGGATCAGGAATTAATTTTACTGGTAAATCTATTGTTTTAGCTGTAGGTGTTGGCTGTTTATTTATGTTATTAGCTTATTTTTACAATGTACTTCTTTCTTCAATGTTTACTTTTAAAGGTGGAGATTATAGCCAAAAAGCAATAACATTTAATCCTTTTTTTTCAGGAATAAGTGCATATGTAAATTTTACTAATGGTTTTTCAATTGCAATGTATAGTATTGCTATTATAAACTATGCTAGTATTATATTTCCTACTCTTTTGGATTACAGTCAAATAATCGCTATTTTAATAATTACTTTATTATTTGCAGCAACAATCAGAGGCTCAAAATTTATTTCTACTATAAATAGTATTATGACAGTTATTTTAATAATTTCTATTTTTATATTTATTGTTTTTGGAGTTTCAAAAGTACAAAGTGGATATTTTTCAGAAGGAAATTTTTTTAGAAATGGATTTTCAGGTTTTATATCTGCAATTGCTATAATGGGTTGGGCTTGTCAGGGAACAACTATGGGACCTGTTGCTGTTTCTGCTGTTACAAAAAAAGCCAAAAAGAATATTCCACTAGGAATTTTATTAGTAACTGTTCTATTAGCAGTTGTCTATTTTGCAATGTCATATGTTGCTGCTGGTGTACTACCAATAGAAGAAGTAAGTAATAAAAATTTGAGTTTGGTTGCAAAAGAAATTTTTCCTTATTGGATATTTGTAATTTTTATAATTGGAGGTGCTGTATTTGCAATTGCAACTTCTATGATAACAGCAATTACAATGGTTCGTTATCCTATATTAAAAGTTGCTGAAGATGGTTGGTTACCAAAAATTTGTAAGAAGACTACTTCTTCTGGTTATCCTTGGGTAGTATACTTAATATTTTATATAGTCTCAATTGTTCCAGTTTTATTAGGATTTAGTTTAGATGTAATAGTATCTTTAGTTATGATACCTTATATGATTACAAACATTTATTGTAACTTAGCTTGTATTAGAATAATAAATAAATATCCTAAACAATGGGAAAATAGTATTTTACATATGCCTAAAATTTTAATAGATATAATTTGTATTTTAGCTGCACTATCTGCATTAATAGTATGTTATAATTTATTTATCTTACTTGATAAATCTCAAATGTTACTAATGCTAGGAATTCTATTCCTTATGTCAATATTTTCTATTATATCTATTAAAACGGGAAATGTTAGTATAGAAAATCTTGAAAAAAATAAAGAAATAATAATTCAAGAAGCTTTAAATGAAGAAGATTAA
- a CDS encoding MarR family transcriptional regulator produces the protein MDNKKLYEKEILNAQIETNEDEKLVNYRYKKLNGIMEPMYDFILAYSNYYSIRRDYGSGEKFTMIEIHILTEIYDNSGITVTELAEKWCRTSSAISQTVRKLIKWGLINRVGNENNGKIYHLTITEKGKELASMHKKYDNLDIVKTKKKLLKKFTIEELIAFDKICKEYTNILRYKKEKK, from the coding sequence GTGGATAATAAAAAACTATATGAAAAAGAAATTTTAAATGCACAAATAGAAACAAATGAAGATGAAAAATTAGTTAACTATAGATACAAAAAATTAAATGGAATAATGGAGCCTATGTATGACTTTATTTTGGCTTATTCAAATTATTATTCTATTAGAAGAGACTATGGTTCTGGTGAAAAATTTACAATGATAGAAATACATATTTTAACTGAAATATATGATAACTCTGGAATTACTGTTACTGAACTAGCTGAAAAATGGTGTAGAACAAGTAGTGCTATTTCACAGACTGTTAGAAAATTAATTAAATGGGGGCTTATAAATAGAGTAGGTAATGAAAATAATGGAAAAATTTATCATTTAACTATTACAGAAAAAGGAAAAGAATTAGCCTCAATGCATAAAAAATATGATAATTTAGATATAGTGAAAACTAAAAAAAAGTTATTAAAAAAATTTACAATAGAAGAATTAATAGCTTTTGATAAAATATGTAAAGAGTATACAAATATTTTAAGATATAAAAAAGAGAAAAAATAA
- a CDS encoding RNA ligase, with product MRTLLLLRGVQASGKSTWIKENNLEPYTLSADNIRLNIANPVLLEDGSYEISQKYNKVTWELLYKYLEMRMQNGDFTIIDATHSDLKLLNKYKDLANTYKYTMYCLEFDVPLEEALKRNKERDNYKYVPERVIERTYETIKNNEKFPSALKKIESIDEIINFYTADVNQYEKVVIIGDTHSCAEPLKEVLKDFNEETLYIFVGDYFDRGIQPVETFNIMLDLLEKPNVILIEGNHEEKSMKKFIYDEEKYTKSFEETTLLPLLKEYDVDYVRASLKKIYKKLRQCFAFEFRGKKFLCTHGGLPLVPKLTLVSAKEMIHGVGKYETEIGEIYSENYKKGLCQGFIQVHGHRGVNDGQFSYCLEDRVEFGGELKVLTIDNEGKIKKTGIKNSVYNKGLKLPMSGTVEKVEFNTANELINEMIRHQFITVKECEHNLISLNFNREAFNKKKWNDLTIKARGLFVDKDSGEVKIRSYNKFFNFGERHVNLGYLKKYATYPIRAFKKYNGFLGLASVVNGEVVLTSKSVTSGKYKDIFQDIWDKVESEVRELLKKTMIENNCTAVFEVVSPEYDPHIIKYDKEHLYLLDFIENKLDLDTHNIDLEFSENLMKKVEFSSNLLTKKEELIRLENYDELYNFLSEKEKSLEEFEGYVLCDNSGFMFKFKLPYYNLWKTRRAWLERYRSALAKGKKVEVTEKDEHRHFKKFLLKLGKDKLQELSIIDVRELYEKEN from the coding sequence ATGAGAACATTATTATTATTAAGAGGAGTACAAGCAAGTGGAAAATCCACTTGGATAAAAGAAAACAACTTAGAACCATACACATTAAGTGCTGATAACATAAGATTAAATATTGCAAACCCTGTTTTACTTGAAGATGGTTCTTATGAAATTAGTCAAAAATACAATAAAGTAACTTGGGAACTTCTGTATAAATATTTAGAAATGAGAATGCAAAATGGAGATTTTACTATAATAGATGCCACTCATTCAGACCTTAAGCTTTTGAATAAATACAAGGACTTAGCAAACACATATAAATATACTATGTACTGCCTAGAATTTGATGTTCCTTTAGAAGAAGCTTTAAAGAGAAATAAAGAAAGAGATAACTATAAATATGTACCTGAAAGAGTTATAGAAAGAACTTATGAAACTATTAAAAATAATGAAAAATTCCCAAGTGCTTTAAAGAAAATAGAATCAATTGATGAGATAATAAATTTCTATACAGCCGATGTAAATCAATATGAAAAAGTTGTAATTATTGGAGATACACATTCTTGTGCTGAGCCTTTAAAAGAAGTTTTAAAAGATTTTAATGAAGAAACTCTTTATATCTTTGTTGGTGACTATTTTGATAGAGGTATACAGCCAGTTGAGACTTTTAATATAATGTTAGACTTATTAGAAAAACCTAATGTTATTTTAATTGAAGGAAATCATGAAGAAAAGAGCATGAAAAAATTCATCTATGATGAAGAAAAATATACTAAATCTTTTGAAGAAACAACTTTACTACCTCTTTTAAAAGAATACGATGTGGACTATGTAAGAGCCTCTTTAAAGAAAATATATAAGAAACTAAGACAATGCTTTGCCTTTGAATTCAGAGGTAAAAAATTCTTATGTACTCATGGAGGTTTACCTCTTGTTCCAAAGCTAACTTTGGTTTCAGCTAAAGAAATGATACATGGAGTTGGAAAATATGAAACAGAAATAGGTGAAATCTATTCTGAAAACTATAAGAAAGGTTTATGCCAAGGTTTCATACAAGTTCATGGACATAGAGGTGTAAATGATGGACAATTCTCTTATTGCCTTGAAGATAGAGTAGAGTTTGGTGGAGAATTGAAAGTTTTAACTATTGATAATGAAGGAAAAATTAAAAAAACTGGTATAAAAAACTCTGTATATAATAAAGGTTTAAAATTACCAATGTCAGGTACTGTAGAAAAAGTTGAATTTAATACTGCAAATGAACTTATCAATGAAATGATAAGACATCAATTTATTACTGTTAAAGAATGTGAACATAACTTAATTTCATTGAACTTCAATAGAGAAGCATTCAATAAGAAAAAATGGAATGATTTAACAATAAAAGCTAGAGGACTGTTTGTAGACAAAGATAGTGGAGAAGTTAAAATCAGAAGTTATAATAAATTTTTCAACTTTGGAGAAAGACATGTAAACTTAGGTTATTTGAAGAAATATGCAACTTATCCAATCAGAGCATTTAAAAAATACAATGGTTTCTTAGGTTTAGCCTCTGTTGTAAATGGTGAAGTTGTACTTACTTCAAAGTCAGTAACTTCTGGAAAGTATAAAGATATTTTTCAAGATATTTGGGATAAAGTAGAAAGTGAAGTAAGAGAATTATTAAAGAAAACTATGATAGAAAATAATTGTACAGCAGTTTTTGAAGTAGTTTCTCCTGAATATGACCCTCATATAATAAAATATGATAAAGAACATCTATACTTATTGGATTTCATAGAAAATAAATTGGATTTAGACACTCATAATATAGATTTAGAATTCTCTGAAAATCTAATGAAAAAAGTTGAATTTTCTTCTAATTTACTTACTAAAAAAGAAGAACTTATAAGATTAGAAAACTATGATGAACTATATAATTTCTTATCTGAAAAAGAAAAAAGCTTAGAAGAATTTGAAGGCTATGTGCTATGTGATAACTCTGGTTTTATGTTTAAATTTAAATTACCTTATTATAACTTATGGAAAACAAGAAGAGCTTGGCTTGAAAGATATCGTTCAGCCTTAGCTAAGGGTAAAAAAGTTGAAGTAACTGAAAAAGATGAGCATAGACATTTCAAGAAATTTCTATTAAAATTGGGTAAGGATAAATTACAAGAATTAAGTATAATAGATGTAAGGGAACTATATGAAAAAGAAAATTAA
- a CDS encoding DUF3592 domain-containing protein encodes MSNRVLFLLIAGGFFVFASIFLIIGIIYEKIYQNNMKDFDKEVEGKVLEVTKLNFGSRLTDTYVIYQYIVNNHKYIVKPYILLKNADINLKYTDSENVTCITYMGRHGMSGQTKYRTGEDIIVKYNSNNPTRHEILNDKDKTFASKVFKIVGKILMIIPLIFFIISFFVKGQVNS; translated from the coding sequence ATGAGTAATAGAGTTTTGTTTTTATTAATTGCTGGAGGTTTTTTTGTTTTTGCTTCTATATTTTTAATAATTGGAATTATATATGAAAAAATATATCAAAATAATATGAAAGATTTTGATAAGGAAGTAGAAGGAAAAGTTTTAGAAGTTACAAAGCTTAATTTTGGTAGTAGATTAACAGATACTTATGTTATATATCAGTATATAGTAAATAATCATAAATATATAGTTAAACCTTATATTTTATTAAAAAATGCAGATATAAATCTAAAATATACTGATTCTGAAAATGTTACTTGTATCACTTATATGGGTCGTCATGGTATGAGTGGACAAACAAAATATCGTACAGGTGAAGATATAATAGTAAAATATAATTCTAATAATCCTACAAGACACGAAATTCTTAATGATAAAGATAAAACTTTTGCATCTAAAGTTTTCAAAATAGTAGGAAAAATACTTATGATTATCCCACTAATTTTCTTTATCATATCATTTTTTGTAAAGGGACAGGTTAATAGCTAA
- a CDS encoding DUF523 domain-containing protein: protein MKKKIKVLISACLLGDNVKYSGGNNLTPELVTLLEKYNVDIVKVCPECFGGLPIPRVPSEIRENKVFSKDNRDLTEEFLVGAEKTLEIAKENEVDFVILKERSPSCGSTYIYDGNFSGNIILGQGITTRKLNEENIIVFSEENLEEIEKYLIELDKN from the coding sequence ATGAAAAAGAAAATTAAAGTATTGATAAGTGCCTGTTTATTGGGAGACAATGTGAAATATTCTGGTGGAAATAATCTTACACCAGAACTTGTTACATTGTTAGAGAAATATAATGTGGACATTGTAAAAGTTTGTCCTGAATGCTTTGGAGGTTTACCCATACCAAGAGTACCCTCTGAAATTAGAGAGAATAAAGTTTTTAGTAAGGATAACAGAGATTTAACTGAAGAATTTTTAGTAGGAGCTGAAAAAACTTTAGAAATAGCTAAGGAAAATGAAGTTGATTTTGTTATTTTAAAAGAAAGAAGCCCCTCTTGTGGTAGCACATATATTTATGATGGAAACTTTTCAGGAAATATTATTTTAGGACAAGGAATTACAACAAGAAAATTAAATGAAGAAAATATCATAGTTTTTTCTGAAGAAAATTTAGAAGAAATTGAAAAATATTTAATAGAATTAGATAAAAATTAG
- a CDS encoding DUF2147 domain-containing protein: protein MKKILVLLLMLILGIVSYAKADDILGTWLIKENGKIVEIYKNENGEYTGKIKENNFIFLKQANDLTYDKEKNSLAHFTLKFPEDKFSWYVWINIEKDGNLFIKGTGNTEVGKHVRELHLIRQK, encoded by the coding sequence ATGAAAAAAATACTTGTATTATTACTTATGTTAATTTTAGGAATTGTTAGTTATGCAAAAGCGGACGATATACTTGGAACTTGGCTTATTAAAGAAAATGGAAAAATAGTAGAAATCTATAAAAATGAAAATGGAGAATATACTGGAAAAATTAAAGAAAATAACTTTATTTTCTTAAAACAAGCTAATGACTTAACTTATGATAAAGAAAAAAATAGCCTAGCCCATTTTACTTTAAAATTTCCAGAAGATAAATTTTCTTGGTATGTTTGGATAAACATAGAAAAAGATGGAAATCTCTTTATCAAAGGGACAGGAAATACTGAGGTTGGAAAACATGTTAGAGAATTACATCTTATTAGACAAAAATAA
- a CDS encoding DUF3592 domain-containing protein → MLKLLTSGAISNRMLLLIFVSFFSIFPIMFLIFGIMMRRGQQNNISSYDGEVKGEIIEVLNSEKSAMFATYPIYQYEVNKHKYIVKPNFTFFNSSLDKKYHDSENVTCITYLNKHGGNTRTKYKAGESIIIKYDVEDPKNHEILNDKDKKIAYDSRRIVALLLMIFPLIFLIASFFIKGQAVFTPAN, encoded by the coding sequence ATGCTAAAATTATTGACATCAGGGGCTATAAGTAATAGAATGTTACTTTTAATCTTTGTATCATTTTTTTCTATCTTTCCAATTATGTTTTTAATATTTGGAATTATGATGCGAAGAGGACAACAAAATAATATTAGTAGTTATGATGGTGAAGTTAAAGGAGAGATAATAGAAGTTTTAAACTCTGAAAAAAGTGCAATGTTTGCTACTTATCCTATATATCAATATGAAGTAAACAAACATAAGTATATTGTTAAACCTAATTTTACATTTTTTAACTCTAGTTTAGATAAAAAATATCATGATAGTGAAAATGTAACTTGTATTACATATCTAAATAAACATGGTGGAAATACTAGAACAAAATATAAGGCTGGAGAAAGTATAATAATAAAATATGATGTTGAAGATCCTAAAAATCATGAAATTCTAAATGATAAAGACAAAAAAATTGCATATGATAGTAGGAGAATTGTTGCTCTTCTTCTTATGATTTTTCCTCTTATTTTCCTTATTGCTTCATTTTTTATTAAAGGACAAGCAGTTTTTACACCAGCAAATTAA
- a CDS encoding S66 family peptidase gives MKKKVIGVYAPSSPAHIWFEEKYLFAKKQLENMGFEIVEGDLVKDRVYQGYRTASAKERAEEMMNLVKNKDIDIMMPVIGGYNSGSLLPYLDFDEIEKSKKKFFGYSDITAIQLAILKKTNLKPIYGGSLIPTFGEYEGISLFLKNTLDNLFFKKSYSLEEPEFYSNKLLNAFTDEWKNKKREYIKNEGWKILNEGEAEGEVIIANIDTLVSLLATEYVPSFKDKILILEEMNATIDSEERNLNTLKLSGVFEGVKGLIFGKPEVYNNKNSNLEYIDIIKEVLGERNYPIIYNFDCGHTIPSLIISQDNLLSLKANHKTEIKVEILKNSYID, from the coding sequence ATGAAAAAGAAAGTAATAGGTGTATATGCTCCATCAAGCCCTGCTCATATATGGTTTGAAGAAAAATATTTGTTTGCTAAAAAACAACTTGAAAATATGGGCTTTGAAATAGTGGAAGGAGATTTAGTAAAAGATAGAGTATACCAAGGTTACAGAACTGCTTCTGCAAAGGAAAGAGCAGAAGAAATGATGAATCTTGTAAAGAATAAGGACATAGATATTATGATGCCTGTGATAGGTGGCTACAATTCAGGAAGTTTATTACCATATTTAGATTTTGATGAAATTGAAAAAAGCAAAAAGAAATTTTTTGGATATAGTGATATAACAGCTATTCAACTTGCAATCTTAAAAAAGACTAATTTAAAACCAATCTATGGAGGAAGTTTAATACCTACTTTTGGGGAGTATGAGGGTATATCCCTATTTTTAAAAAATACTTTGGATAATTTATTCTTTAAAAAGTCTTATTCTTTGGAAGAACCAGAATTTTATTCTAATAAATTATTAAATGCTTTTACTGATGAATGGAAAAATAAAAAGAGAGAATATATAAAAAATGAAGGTTGGAAAATTTTAAATGAAGGAGAGGCTGAAGGGGAAGTTATCATTGCTAATATAGATACTTTAGTGTCACTTCTTGCAACTGAATATGTTCCAAGTTTTAAAGATAAAATATTAATTCTTGAAGAAATGAATGCTACAATAGATTCAGAAGAAAGAAACTTGAATACTTTAAAATTGAGTGGAGTTTTTGAAGGAGTAAAAGGACTTATATTTGGAAAGCCAGAAGTATATAACAATAAAAATTCAAATCTTGAATATATAGATATTATTAAGGAAGTATTAGGAGAAAGAAATTATCCTATTATTTATAACTTCGACTGCGGGCATACTATTCCAAGTCTTATAATTTCACAAGATAATTTACTATCTTTAAAAGCAAATCATAAGACAGAAATAAAAGTAGAAATACTGAAAAATTCATATATAGATTAA
- a CDS encoding GNAT family N-acetyltransferase codes for MEYKIIKNDTNYNLDDLTKLLNTSYWAKDRKKETVKKTVENSLCYFAYDKDKLIGFARAITDYTTNYYICDVIIDEEYRGEGIGKKLVETLINDVELIHLRALLITKDAKKFYEKFGFYNKEDVMQKDKK; via the coding sequence ATGGAATATAAAATTATTAAAAACGATACTAACTATAATTTAGACGATTTAACAAAACTATTAAATACTTCATATTGGGCAAAGGATAGAAAAAAGGAAACTGTAAAGAAAACAGTTGAAAACTCTCTATGTTATTTTGCTTATGATAAAGATAAATTAATTGGTTTTGCAAGAGCAATAACAGACTATACTACAAATTATTATATATGTGATGTAATAATAGATGAAGAATATAGAGGAGAAGGAATAGGAAAAAAATTAGTTGAAACATTGATAAATGATGTGGAATTAATACATCTAAGAGCTTTACTAATTACAAAAGATGCTAAGAAATTTTATGAAAAATTTGGTTTTTATAATAAAGAAGATGTTATGCAAAAAGATAAAAAATAA
- a CDS encoding B12-binding domain-containing radical SAM protein, translating into MKIAFLRPNLGGQRSNDAIEPLGFAVLSGLTDRNKHEVLLFDERIEDVPMDLEVDLVVITTFTLTAKRAYTIADNYRKKGIYVVIGGYHASLMPEEVQEYADTVFVGSAEGNWERFLIELENGHPQKVYEEIKLPDISEVVYDRSLFKDKKYSFVIPVQFGRGCMHQCEFCTIGSVHKGDYAHRKVELVIEEIKEIFRTNKRAKVIYFVDDNIFANKKKALHLFNELKKLKIKWACQGSIDIAKDEDLVKLMSESGCIEMLLGFENINIMNIKKMNKKSNYDFDYENIIRIFKKHRILVHASYVIGYDYDTKDYFQEILDFSNKHKFFLAGFNPALPIPGTPFYDRLKNEGRLLYDKWWLDEDFRYGKAAFTPHNMTVEEFEAGILKCKVEYNTHKNIWTRLFDSAANFKHALIYLVVNYINRKEIYNKKGIKL; encoded by the coding sequence ATGAAGATAGCATTTTTAAGACCTAATTTAGGTGGGCAACGTTCAAATGATGCAATAGAACCTCTTGGTTTTGCAGTTTTATCAGGACTTACAGATAGAAATAAGCACGAAGTCCTATTATTTGATGAAAGAATTGAAGATGTACCAATGGATTTAGAAGTTGATTTAGTTGTCATCACAACTTTTACTCTAACAGCAAAAAGAGCCTATACTATAGCTGATAACTACAGAAAAAAAGGTATCTATGTTGTTATTGGTGGCTATCATGCCTCACTTATGCCAGAAGAGGTTCAAGAATATGCAGACACTGTCTTTGTTGGAAGTGCAGAAGGAAATTGGGAAAGATTTTTAATTGAATTAGAAAATGGTCATCCTCAAAAAGTATATGAAGAAATTAAGTTGCCAGATATCAGTGAAGTTGTTTACGATAGAAGTCTATTTAAAGATAAGAAGTATTCCTTTGTTATACCTGTACAATTTGGTAGAGGTTGTATGCACCAATGTGAATTTTGTACTATAGGTTCTGTTCATAAGGGAGATTATGCTCATAGAAAAGTTGAACTTGTAATAGAAGAAATTAAAGAAATTTTTAGAACTAATAAAAGAGCAAAGGTTATATATTTTGTAGATGACAATATCTTTGCAAATAAGAAGAAAGCACTACACTTATTTAATGAATTAAAAAAATTAAAGATAAAATGGGCTTGTCAAGGAAGTATTGATATTGCAAAAGACGAGGACTTAGTTAAACTTATGTCTGAGTCAGGTTGCATTGAAATGCTTTTAGGTTTTGAAAATATAAATATAATGAATATTAAAAAGATGAATAAGAAATCTAATTACGATTTTGACTATGAAAATATTATAAGAATATTTAAAAAACATAGAATTTTAGTTCATGCAAGTTATGTTATAGGTTATGACTATGATACTAAAGATTATTTTCAAGAAATTCTAGATTTCTCAAACAAGCATAAGTTTTTCTTAGCTGGTTTCAATCCAGCCTTACCTATTCCAGGAACTCCTTTCTATGACAGATTAAAAAATGAAGGAAGATTACTATATGATAAATGGTGGTTAGATGAGGACTTTAGATATGGAAAAGCTGCCTTTACTCCGCATAATATGACAGTGGAAGAATTTGAAGCAGGAATATTGAAATGTAAGGTTGAGTACAATACTCATAAAAATATATGGACTAGATTATTTGACAGTGCAGCAAACTTTAAACATGCTTTGATATACTTGGTAGTTAACTATATAAATAGAAAAGAAATTTATAATAAAAAAGGTATAAAATTATGA